A window of the Mucilaginibacter sp. cycad4 genome harbors these coding sequences:
- a CDS encoding DUF1003 domain-containing protein, giving the protein MVNKKKNWYQRHIDSMNFGQRLADSVAAGMGSWRFIIIQTLIVALWMALNVMAFVDHWDPYPYILLNLLFSTQAAYAAPIIMMAQNRQNERDRAQANEDFRTNVEAKKEIEELQLRLNAIEVDKLDKILALLEKIDKK; this is encoded by the coding sequence ATGGTAAACAAGAAAAAAAACTGGTATCAAAGGCATATCGATTCCATGAACTTTGGTCAGCGATTAGCCGACTCTGTAGCGGCCGGGATGGGTTCATGGCGGTTCATTATCATTCAAACCTTAATTGTTGCATTGTGGATGGCGCTAAACGTTATGGCCTTTGTTGACCATTGGGACCCCTACCCCTACATTTTATTGAATTTATTGTTTTCGACCCAGGCCGCATATGCAGCACCGATTATCATGATGGCCCAAAACCGCCAGAATGAACGCGACCGCGCCCAGGCCAATGAGGATTTTCGTACCAATGTAGAAGCAAAAAAAGAGATTGAAGAGTTACAACTGCGCTTAAATGCTATTGAAGTAGACAAGCTCGACAAAATTTTGGCGCTGCTTGAGAAAATAGATAAGAAATAA
- a CDS encoding FG-GAP-like repeat-containing protein produces MKKNNTNFGKAAACFLGGLLLFSGCQKSQLEELKTMNINLPVASKFSVTETTPEIRVLSFNVRHNDASDPQSITERQGNIRQIIVDNNPDIFGMQEFSDNSFETWFIPQMASLGYGVYYDESAGMGTPKVIFYKTNRFTMQSSGTVVLGPTNTGTWVKLLDNTTSLKYFVSNSHWQFDSQPVRQQNSEALVAAVNQYNTENLPEIVFGDFNAQPGTAEINNLKSGLDLVDALGDTDGDLTFHGWTATGTGKIDWMMSDRSMSFTSWKVITTSYNGFWPSDHWPVMANFVPGVFGGAHADANGKSVNANTKFWFADINGDGKADKVYWNSTYDSGRPQIFLSNGDGTFASAAVVHTAGASTLTTTRYYYADVNGDGKADEILWDPTLNSGHTRVYLATTNGNFSSTVIDNPEGTSAGTTTIYNFADVNGDGKADKIYWNGTFDSGHTRVYLATANGNFSGTVVSGTEGASTTGGSVFYYADVNGDAKADKILWQPSLNSGKPSVYLSDGDGTFTASTSFTDAGASSVSSATVFYFTDVNGDGRADKIYWNPGNYLGKLKIYYATTANTFDGPYYSLRGTSQSGDTDFFFADLNGDGKNDQIRWNYAENSGELRNYFAK; encoded by the coding sequence ATGAAGAAAAACAACACAAATTTCGGCAAAGCAGCAGCCTGCTTTTTAGGCGGTTTGTTGCTTTTTTCAGGCTGTCAAAAATCGCAGCTTGAAGAATTAAAAACGATGAACATCAATTTACCGGTCGCATCCAAATTTTCGGTAACAGAAACAACTCCTGAAATCAGGGTATTATCCTTTAATGTAAGGCACAATGACGCTTCTGATCCGCAATCAATAACAGAGCGTCAGGGTAATATCCGCCAGATTATTGTTGATAATAACCCCGATATCTTCGGGATGCAGGAGTTTTCAGATAACTCGTTCGAAACCTGGTTCATTCCGCAAATGGCAAGCCTGGGTTATGGTGTGTATTACGATGAATCGGCCGGTATGGGTACGCCTAAGGTTATTTTTTATAAAACCAACCGTTTCACCATGCAAAGCAGCGGTACCGTTGTGCTTGGGCCAACCAATACCGGTACCTGGGTCAAATTGCTTGATAACACCACTTCGCTCAAATATTTTGTAAGCAACAGCCACTGGCAGTTTGATTCGCAACCTGTGAGGCAACAAAACTCAGAAGCGTTGGTAGCCGCGGTTAACCAATACAATACCGAAAACCTGCCCGAAATTGTTTTTGGCGATTTTAATGCACAGCCGGGCACTGCCGAGATCAATAACCTGAAAAGCGGTTTGGACCTGGTAGATGCCCTGGGTGATACCGACGGCGATCTTACCTTTCATGGCTGGACTGCTACAGGTACCGGCAAGATTGATTGGATGATGAGCGACAGGAGTATGTCATTTACCTCATGGAAAGTGATCACTACAAGCTATAACGGCTTTTGGCCATCAGATCACTGGCCGGTAATGGCAAATTTTGTGCCCGGCGTTTTTGGAGGCGCTCATGCCGATGCCAACGGAAAAAGTGTAAATGCCAATACCAAATTCTGGTTCGCGGATATCAACGGAGATGGCAAGGCCGATAAGGTATACTGGAACTCTACCTATGATAGCGGTCGCCCCCAGATCTTTCTTTCCAATGGAGACGGTACTTTTGCCTCTGCTGCTGTGGTTCATACCGCCGGGGCCTCCACTTTAACAACAACCCGCTATTATTATGCGGATGTGAACGGGGATGGCAAGGCCGATGAGATTCTTTGGGACCCAACATTAAACTCCGGACATACACGTGTTTATTTAGCTACAACCAACGGCAATTTCAGCTCAACGGTGATCGATAACCCTGAAGGTACAAGTGCGGGTACCACTACCATTTATAATTTTGCAGATGTGAACGGTGACGGAAAAGCTGATAAGATTTATTGGAATGGTACTTTTGATTCCGGTCATACCCGTGTTTACCTGGCTACCGCAAACGGTAATTTCAGCGGAACAGTGGTTTCCGGTACTGAAGGCGCGAGCACCACAGGTGGTTCGGTATTTTACTATGCTGATGTGAACGGAGATGCCAAGGCTGATAAGATCCTTTGGCAACCAAGCCTTAATTCGGGCAAACCCTCTGTCTACCTGTCGGATGGTGATGGCACCTTTACCGCATCCACGTCATTTACCGATGCCGGTGCATCAAGCGTTTCATCTGCAACAGTGTTTTATTTTACCGATGTAAACGGCGATGGCAGGGCCGACAAGATTTACTGGAACCCCGGTAACTATTTAGGTAAGCTGAAAATTTACTACGCTACCACTGCGAATACGTTTGACGGGCCTTATTACTCACTAAGGGGGACTTCACAAAGCGGAGATACCGATTTCTTCTTCGCCGATCTTAACGGTGATGGTAAAAATGACCAGATCAGGTGGAATTACGCTGAAAATAGTGGAGAATTAAGGAATTACTTCGCAAAGTAA
- a CDS encoding ectonucleotide pyrophosphatase/phosphodiesterase, with amino-acid sequence MKIFFKTLAIIALTSLHALAQKPKHVVIISIDGFRPEFYKDPSWGAFNLQRIAVKGIYADAVRGVLPTVTYPSHTTIITGRFPAKHGIYYNNPFETTEQAGELGYTDAHRIKTETLWDAAHKKGLTTASVLWPVSVNAPIDYNMPDAARNTKLADPLQPFRRWSTPAGLFEEMEQYATGHLCNADLDGALNTDDNLARMAAYLIEKHKPNLITIHLVCVDHMAHSEGRLGPDVKRAVLGVDHNIGRIIEATQRAGIQDSTAYLIVGDHGFVNIHTQLAPNVWLAEAGLVSKKLQNADWKAQFFQQGGTTFLYIKDNDVKTVKTVRNLLNEVPAAQKKLYRVIERPELDKWGVDPKVALALAAIPGVSFSNATEGNPVKPGNGGTHGHYSNFPEISTGFLAYGVGLAKEKVIHEMGLEDIAPIVNELLGLDMKDFDGVLYPGLLAPAETKTN; translated from the coding sequence ATGAAGATCTTTTTTAAAACGCTGGCAATAATTGCCTTAACAAGTCTCCATGCCCTTGCGCAAAAGCCAAAGCATGTTGTGATCATCAGTATTGATGGCTTCAGGCCCGAATTCTATAAGGACCCATCATGGGGGGCTTTCAACTTACAGCGAATTGCAGTAAAAGGTATTTATGCCGATGCCGTACGCGGGGTATTGCCAACGGTAACTTATCCTTCACATACAACTATAATTACAGGTAGGTTCCCGGCCAAACACGGTATTTATTATAATAATCCGTTTGAAACTACTGAACAAGCCGGTGAACTTGGTTATACAGATGCCCATCGTATTAAAACCGAAACCTTGTGGGATGCAGCACACAAAAAAGGTTTAACGACAGCTTCGGTACTTTGGCCGGTATCGGTAAATGCACCGATTGATTATAATATGCCCGATGCGGCACGCAACACCAAACTGGCTGATCCGCTGCAGCCTTTCAGGCGCTGGTCGACCCCCGCCGGATTATTTGAGGAAATGGAACAATACGCCACCGGGCACCTGTGTAACGCCGACCTTGATGGCGCCCTGAACACCGACGATAACCTGGCGCGCATGGCTGCCTATCTCATAGAAAAACATAAGCCCAATCTTATCACAATCCATTTAGTTTGTGTTGATCATATGGCACACAGCGAAGGCCGTTTAGGTCCCGATGTAAAAAGAGCTGTACTTGGTGTTGACCATAACATTGGCCGTATTATAGAGGCTACGCAAAGGGCTGGGATCCAGGATAGCACCGCTTATCTCATTGTAGGTGATCACGGCTTTGTGAACATTCATACACAGCTGGCGCCAAATGTTTGGCTTGCTGAAGCCGGATTGGTAAGTAAAAAACTGCAGAACGCCGATTGGAAAGCTCAATTTTTCCAGCAGGGCGGCACTACGTTTTTATATATAAAGGATAACGATGTGAAGACAGTTAAAACAGTGCGTAACTTATTAAATGAAGTACCCGCTGCACAGAAAAAATTGTACCGTGTTATTGAACGGCCCGAACTTGATAAATGGGGTGTTGACCCTAAAGTAGCGCTGGCTTTGGCAGCTATCCCGGGTGTATCTTTTAGTAATGCCACCGAAGGCAATCCTGTTAAACCCGGCAATGGCGGCACTCATGGGCATTATTCCAACTTCCCGGAGATCAGCACCGGATTTTTAGCTTACGGCGTTGGCCTGGCTAAGGAAAAGGTCATTCATGAAATGGGCCTTGAAGATATTGCACCAATTGTTAATGAGCTCCTCGGCCTCGATATGAAGGATTTTGACGGCGTACTTTACCCCGGTCTTTTAGCTCCCGCCGAAACGAAAACCAATTAA
- a CDS encoding metallophosphoesterase codes for MLLKYRNALSAGLCLGLLLLNYHAQSKEILPSRDTVLNTPGPAALVKSGDFSIAVIPDSQYYLAQAQLGGTFDMFKAQIDWIQKNQVKENIAYVAHMGDITEHGDNPVTTKSEWYLAKTALYGLENPVSIPYGLAVGNHDQFPSQHPVTGTTNGYNQYFGVKHFEGRPYYGGHYGNNNDSHFDLFTAGGVDFIVMFLEFDAFNEDQASLYGWANQILSKYAFRRAIVVSHSILHFNPVTGSNTPQAPFNAQGKAIYESLKNNSNLFMMLCGHVGDNGEGYRVETYNGHTVKAFLNDYQSRPNGGNGLMRLYKFSVRHNELSVKTFSPYAKTSETDADSQFTVPLFDNPVK; via the coding sequence ATGTTACTGAAATACAGAAATGCATTATCAGCAGGGCTTTGCCTTGGCTTATTGTTGCTCAATTATCATGCACAATCAAAAGAGATATTACCCTCAAGAGATACCGTTTTAAATACTCCCGGTCCTGCAGCGTTAGTTAAATCTGGTGATTTTTCAATTGCTGTAATCCCCGATTCGCAATACTACCTGGCGCAGGCCCAGCTCGGCGGCACGTTTGATATGTTCAAAGCGCAGATTGACTGGATCCAGAAGAACCAGGTTAAAGAGAATATAGCTTATGTTGCTCACATGGGTGATATTACCGAACATGGGGATAATCCGGTTACAACTAAAAGTGAATGGTATCTTGCTAAAACCGCGCTTTATGGCCTGGAAAATCCTGTTAGTATCCCTTACGGGCTGGCCGTTGGCAATCACGACCAGTTTCCATCACAACATCCGGTTACCGGCACTACAAATGGGTATAACCAATATTTTGGCGTAAAGCATTTTGAAGGCCGACCTTATTACGGCGGTCATTACGGTAATAATAATGATAGCCACTTTGACTTGTTTACTGCAGGCGGTGTTGATTTCATTGTAATGTTCCTCGAATTTGATGCTTTTAATGAAGATCAGGCAAGCTTGTATGGCTGGGCCAACCAAATTTTAAGTAAATATGCCTTCCGTAGGGCAATTGTTGTAAGTCACTCTATTTTACACTTTAACCCGGTAACGGGTTCCAACACGCCGCAAGCTCCTTTCAACGCACAGGGCAAGGCTATTTATGAAAGCCTTAAAAACAACTCTAATTTGTTCATGATGCTTTGCGGCCACGTCGGTGATAACGGCGAAGGTTACCGTGTTGAAACCTATAACGGCCATACAGTTAAAGCTTTCCTGAACGATTATCAAAGCAGGCCAAACGGTGGCAATGGGTTGATGCGTTTGTATAAATTTTCGGTTAGGCATAATGAGCTCTCGGTTAAAACATTTTCGCCGTATGCCAAAACAAGCGAAACCGATGCTGACAGCCAGTTTACGGTTCCTCTATTTGATAACCCTGTTAAATAA
- a CDS encoding RagB/SusD family nutrient uptake outer membrane protein produces MKKTYIILALTALTAASCKKDFIDLTPKDSYTDAIFYKTVDQFKQADIAAYAPLRDVLVNDYFTSEMRSDNTIYQAYPSNRGTAYLYRESISNFTNTSTNDYVNAVWQHCYTGISRTNIVINRLTTADFDAATKAPIDGQAKFLRAFYYFKLVRLFGGVPLFLKEVTKAEDAFLPRSAADAVYTQIIADAKDAISELSVPAKFPQTGEATKGSATMLLAEVYATQKKWADTETLLSTLSGMGYGLNADYADAFKPGNKNSKESIFDIQFLEGTVLGTTPNPLPFHFLPRSTNTSIVTGININNSSTGGWNTPTQDLINAYEPNDKRLDASIGIVEGTYNASDLFVYSANKSIIGYTPAAGKMGVPYIKKYEHPPLIAVTGSSDNFPVYRYSDALLLLAEAQNEQGKSPLTALNTVRSRAGLPTATAADQASLRDIIAHERRIELAFENHRWNDLVRTGKAIVVMNAFGAVLKTQVNYLTPDTYNVTANKLLYPIPQPEIDLNPGQMTQNPGY; encoded by the coding sequence ATGAAAAAGACATATATCATCCTTGCTTTAACAGCGCTCACCGCAGCTTCGTGTAAAAAAGACTTTATCGACCTTACACCCAAGGATTCCTACACCGATGCTATATTTTATAAAACTGTCGATCAGTTTAAACAGGCCGACATTGCGGCTTACGCACCTCTGCGAGATGTTTTGGTAAATGATTATTTTACCTCAGAAATGCGCTCGGATAACACCATTTACCAGGCTTATCCCAGCAACCGCGGTACCGCATATCTATACCGCGAAAGCATTTCAAACTTTACAAACACATCAACTAATGATTATGTGAACGCCGTTTGGCAGCATTGCTATACTGGGATCTCTCGCACCAATATTGTAATTAACCGGTTAACGACAGCCGATTTTGATGCGGCAACTAAAGCACCGATTGACGGACAGGCCAAGTTTTTAAGAGCTTTTTATTATTTTAAGCTGGTTAGATTATTTGGCGGTGTGCCTTTATTTTTAAAGGAAGTAACCAAGGCCGAAGACGCCTTTTTGCCACGCTCGGCAGCCGATGCGGTATATACGCAGATCATTGCCGATGCAAAGGATGCCATAAGTGAACTAAGCGTTCCGGCTAAATTTCCACAAACAGGAGAGGCAACCAAAGGTTCGGCAACGATGCTGCTGGCTGAAGTTTATGCCACTCAAAAGAAATGGGCAGATACTGAAACGCTACTCAGCACACTTTCCGGCATGGGTTACGGGCTGAATGCCGATTATGCCGACGCGTTTAAGCCGGGAAATAAAAACAGCAAGGAATCTATATTTGATATCCAGTTTTTGGAAGGGACTGTTTTAGGAACCACACCAAACCCACTGCCTTTTCATTTTTTACCACGGAGTACCAATACCTCTATCGTCACCGGCATCAACATCAACAACAGCTCAACAGGCGGCTGGAATACGCCTACACAGGATCTGATCAACGCCTATGAACCAAACGATAAGCGCCTTGACGCATCGATAGGGATTGTTGAGGGTACTTATAACGCCAGCGATCTGTTTGTTTACTCGGCCAATAAAAGTATTATTGGTTATACACCTGCTGCAGGTAAAATGGGCGTTCCTTATATTAAAAAATATGAACATCCGCCACTCATTGCAGTTACCGGCTCAAGCGATAATTTCCCTGTTTACCGTTATTCTGACGCGTTGCTGTTATTAGCGGAGGCACAGAATGAGCAGGGTAAATCGCCATTAACAGCATTAAATACGGTAAGGTCACGGGCTGGATTGCCGACAGCAACTGCTGCCGACCAGGCATCACTGCGTGATATTATTGCTCACGAACGCCGGATCGAACTTGCCTTTGAAAATCACCGCTGGAACGATCTGGTACGTACCGGAAAGGCTATTGTTGTGATGAATGCTTTTGGCGCTGTACTAAAAACACAGGTAAATTACCTTACACCTGATACTTACAATGTAACAGCCAATAAGTTGCTGTATCCAATCCCGCAGCCCGAAATTGATTTAAACCCGGGTCAAATGACTCAAAACCCCGGTTATTGA
- a CDS encoding TonB-dependent receptor has translation MNFHTQLCRQFMRISFLLISISITIGLVSVKATELVAQGVNTRLDISIGNEDLSSVIKKLEQKANVAFAYDEVFLKLADKHTRAANYQNESLKDILTALLKGQEIGFKEQAGNIILYRQLTGHISGRVTDEGGQPLPGASVRIIGTSLGIMTDIDGKYNISLPEGTYTVAISFVGYTRVESANVTINGNQTTTLNISLVAGNQLREVTVSYGKQRAREVTGSLTQVDAAPLQDMPVMQFAQQLQGKAAGVQIAQSSGQPGRGVEFRIRGAASFYASNQPLVVIDGIPVTGSINNMNPAEIESFSILKDASATALYGSRAANGVILITTKHAKPGDAQIEFNANYGVQKIPGERVPKMMDARGFAQYMNEKFADSRKYEPGYITATPADYLNPEQYGEGTNWYKLLTRTAPIQSYDITIRSAREKSSSTVMAGYQEQQGVLINTGTKLFSLRINQDLSLSNNKLKIGFNLAPSYRLDHNNRLGTDGVGGLFERIFEASPLKSPYNADGSYNRDTYSPGMVAYINPLAQFNLTNDDYKTTRILANGYLNYEFLTGLSIKTNVAVDKGAETRQYFQSGVVTSTIGQATGTSSSVDNGSYTAEANLVYRKSFGDHNIEALAGYSAQKYSGTNNTLTGVGYPSDDIPYLNAATSLSEGGSSYSAYSLLSGIARINYNYKGRYLLQGAIRRDGSSRFGENQRYGNFPSVSAGWVVSDEKFMERFSFLNLMKVRASYGVTGNNFFPGYYAAQATIGKYYYEFGGASVAGQTINRLANSDLRWERNKQFDLGLDLSLFNNRLSFTYDYYHKISDGLIMNRPIPKASGFTSILDNVGAIELWGHEFTVNSNNLTGKLKWTTNLNVSFDRNLIKNLISPGYIRRNNTVSSDYFRQQEGHHLGEFYGFVFLGLYKDANDLANSAKYGSASDVGTIKVKDINGDGVIDDVNDRTFIGDPTPTFTGGLTNNFVYKNWDLNIHMAFSVGGKILNAAKWAYQTNLDGSRVMLAAAADRWRSPENPGSGVYPRTKTGTTAMGRQVNSQWVEDGSYLTAKNISLGYRFNLGDKFLVRNLRVYTSVQQAFVFTKYSGMNPEINFAGLDPTLGIGVDENAYPIPRTFSFGVSATFK, from the coding sequence ATGAATTTCCATACACAGTTATGCAGACAGTTTATGCGTATCTCTTTTTTACTAATTTCCATATCAATAACCATCGGCCTGGTATCAGTAAAGGCTACTGAGTTAGTAGCCCAGGGGGTAAACACCAGGCTTGATATCAGCATCGGGAACGAAGACCTTTCTTCAGTTATTAAAAAGCTGGAACAAAAGGCCAACGTGGCTTTTGCCTATGACGAAGTTTTTTTAAAACTTGCCGATAAACATACCCGCGCGGCGAACTATCAGAACGAAAGCCTGAAAGATATTCTTACTGCTCTGTTAAAAGGGCAGGAGATAGGCTTTAAAGAACAAGCCGGTAACATTATACTATACAGGCAGCTCACAGGGCATATAAGCGGCAGGGTAACAGATGAGGGCGGACAACCCTTGCCCGGTGCTTCGGTAAGAATTATTGGCACCTCGCTGGGAATAATGACAGACATAGACGGGAAATATAACATTAGCTTGCCAGAGGGCACTTATACTGTAGCCATTTCATTTGTGGGCTATACCCGTGTTGAATCTGCCAATGTCACAATCAACGGTAACCAAACAACTACTTTAAATATCAGCCTTGTGGCCGGTAACCAGCTAAGAGAAGTCACTGTAAGTTATGGTAAACAACGCGCAAGGGAGGTTACAGGCTCGCTTACCCAGGTAGATGCTGCTCCGCTTCAGGATATGCCTGTGATGCAGTTTGCCCAGCAATTGCAGGGTAAAGCAGCAGGTGTCCAGATTGCACAAAGCAGCGGGCAGCCGGGCCGGGGTGTGGAGTTCAGGATTAGGGGTGCGGCTTCGTTTTATGCAAGCAACCAGCCTTTAGTAGTAATAGATGGGATCCCTGTTACAGGTAGCATCAATAACATGAACCCTGCCGAGATCGAAAGCTTCAGTATCTTAAAAGATGCTTCGGCTACGGCACTTTACGGTTCGCGCGCAGCCAACGGCGTTATCCTGATCACCACCAAACATGCTAAACCCGGCGATGCACAGATTGAATTTAATGCTAATTACGGTGTGCAGAAAATACCGGGCGAGCGTGTTCCAAAAATGATGGACGCTCGTGGCTTTGCCCAGTACATGAATGAAAAATTTGCCGACAGCCGTAAATATGAGCCAGGTTACATAACTGCTACCCCGGCCGACTATTTGAACCCGGAACAGTATGGTGAAGGTACCAACTGGTATAAACTGCTTACCCGTACAGCACCGATACAAAGTTATGATATCACCATCCGCAGTGCGCGCGAAAAATCAAGCTCGACTGTGATGGCCGGTTACCAGGAACAACAGGGCGTGCTGATCAATACCGGCACCAAGTTGTTTTCATTACGTATCAACCAGGATCTTTCTTTAAGCAACAATAAATTAAAAATAGGATTTAACCTGGCACCAAGCTATCGCCTTGACCACAATAACCGCCTGGGTACCGATGGTGTTGGCGGTTTATTTGAAAGGATCTTTGAAGCCAGTCCTTTAAAATCGCCTTATAACGCCGATGGCAGTTATAACCGGGATACTTATTCGCCGGGTATGGTGGCTTATATAAATCCACTGGCCCAATTCAATCTTACTAATGACGATTATAAAACTACACGTATACTGGCTAATGGTTATTTAAATTATGAGTTTTTAACAGGCCTCAGCATTAAAACTAATGTGGCGGTTGATAAAGGCGCTGAAACACGACAGTATTTCCAGTCGGGTGTGGTTACTTCAACAATAGGCCAGGCCACCGGAACAAGCAGTTCTGTGGATAATGGATCGTACACTGCCGAAGCGAACCTTGTTTACCGTAAATCTTTCGGAGATCATAACATCGAAGCATTGGCAGGTTACTCTGCTCAAAAGTATAGCGGCACTAATAATACGTTAACTGGGGTAGGGTACCCGAGCGACGACATTCCATATTTAAACGCAGCTACAAGTTTATCAGAGGGCGGCAGTTCATATAGTGCTTATTCGCTGCTATCAGGTATTGCCCGTATTAATTACAATTACAAAGGCAGGTACCTGCTGCAGGGAGCTATTCGCCGTGACGGATCTTCGCGCTTTGGTGAGAATCAGCGCTATGGTAATTTCCCTTCGGTATCAGCCGGATGGGTAGTAAGTGATGAAAAATTCATGGAGCGTTTCAGCTTTCTTAACCTCATGAAGGTTCGCGCAAGCTATGGCGTAACCGGTAATAATTTCTTTCCGGGTTACTATGCTGCACAGGCAACTATCGGAAAATATTATTATGAATTTGGTGGTGCGTCTGTGGCTGGTCAAACCATCAACCGGTTAGCTAACAGTGATCTTCGCTGGGAACGCAACAAACAGTTCGATCTCGGCCTGGACTTGTCATTGTTCAATAATAGGTTGAGTTTCACGTACGATTATTATCACAAAATATCCGATGGGCTTATCATGAATCGCCCGATACCTAAAGCTTCTGGCTTTACCAGTATTTTGGATAACGTAGGCGCGATTGAATTATGGGGGCACGAGTTTACTGTTAACTCAAACAACCTTACCGGTAAATTGAAATGGACAACCAACCTTAATGTTTCTTTTGATCGCAACCTGATCAAAAACCTGATTTCTCCGGGTTATATCCGCCGTAACAATACTGTATCGTCTGATTATTTCCGCCAGCAGGAGGGACACCACCTGGGCGAGTTTTACGGTTTTGTGTTTTTAGGGCTGTATAAAGATGCTAATGACCTGGCAAATTCGGCCAAATACGGAAGCGCTTCAGATGTAGGTACTATCAAAGTTAAAGATATTAATGGCGATGGTGTTATTGACGATGTGAACGACCGTACTTTTATCGGCGATCCTACGCCCACGTTTACCGGTGGCCTTACCAATAACTTTGTTTACAAAAACTGGGACCTGAACATCCACATGGCCTTTTCTGTTGGCGGCAAAATATTAAATGCTGCTAAATGGGCTTATCAAACCAATCTTGATGGTTCACGTGTGATGCTTGCTGCCGCAGCCGACCGCTGGAGGTCTCCTGAAAACCCCGGTTCAGGCGTTTATCCGCGTACAAAAACGGGCACTACGGCAATGGGCAGGCAAGTTAACTCACAATGGGTTGAAGATGGTTCGTACCTTACTGCAAAGAATATCTCGTTGGGATACCGGTTCAATCTGGGTGATAAATTTTTGGTACGCAACCTGAGGGTTTATACATCGGTACAACAGGCTTTTGTATTTACTAAATATTCGGGAATGAACCCTGAAATCAACTTTGCTGGGCTTGACCCTACACTGGGTATCGGCGTTGATGAAAATGCTTACCCTATACCACGCACCTTTTCATTTGGTGTTTCAGCAACTTTTAAATAA
- a CDS encoding FecR domain-containing protein, with the protein MELRKFIKQLGRYQKGTTNETEKAIIEAWYDSYEAGGEKQALSASELEHVRNAMHTKISGSINKPAPAIWFNYRIAASILLLCCSAALVYFLLKPAAVAPETYTTLRTLSGEIRKLTLPDSSVIWLNAQSSIRIPSSFDKTIRQVYLDEGEAFFEVKHNTRKPFRVITAPLQVQVLGTSFNINAYHSLPHVKITVVTGKVGVSKGTKLLSFLTPGQELSYLTDKGTFEQKKVDASQSQSWKDGDTYLNRVKFEELSLVFKNLYGLTLKAGSKRVHDYLFTLRIKRNTSATETLKLISAIHNAHFRKEGTNVIIY; encoded by the coding sequence ATGGAGCTACGTAAATTTATAAAACAACTCGGCCGGTACCAGAAAGGTACTACTAACGAAACCGAAAAAGCCATAATTGAGGCCTGGTATGACTCGTATGAAGCCGGGGGCGAAAAACAGGCTTTATCCGCCAGTGAGCTTGAGCATGTCAGAAATGCCATGCATACAAAGATCAGCGGTTCCATCAATAAGCCTGCGCCTGCGATCTGGTTCAACTATCGCATTGCTGCAAGTATTTTATTGTTGTGCTGCTCAGCTGCGCTGGTTTATTTTTTGCTAAAGCCCGCAGCAGTTGCTCCCGAAACTTATACCACTTTACGCACACTTAGCGGCGAGATCAGGAAACTGACACTGCCGGATAGCTCGGTTATTTGGTTGAACGCACAAAGCAGTATCCGGATCCCTTCAAGTTTTGATAAAACTATACGCCAGGTTTATTTGGATGAAGGTGAAGCTTTTTTTGAAGTAAAGCACAACACCCGCAAACCATTCAGGGTTATCACTGCCCCGTTGCAGGTGCAGGTTTTAGGAACCTCGTTCAACATCAACGCATATCATAGTCTGCCTCATGTTAAAATTACGGTTGTTACAGGTAAGGTGGGCGTAAGTAAAGGGACAAAACTGCTTTCATTCCTCACACCCGGACAAGAACTTAGCTATTTGACCGATAAGGGCACTTTTGAACAAAAGAAAGTTGATGCCAGTCAAAGCCAAAGCTGGAAAGATGGTGACACCTATTTAAACCGTGTAAAATTTGAGGAATTGTCATTAGTTTTCAAAAACCTTTATGGCCTTACATTAAAAGCAGGCAGTAAGCGGGTGCATGATTATTTATTCACCTTACGCATTAAACGCAACACATCAGCCACAGAAACGCTGAAACTCATCAGCGCCATACACAACGCACATTTCAGAAAGGAGGGTACCAACGTAATTATTTATTAA